In Novosphingobium kaempferiae, the DNA window CGGTGATGCGCTCCTACGAGGCCAGCCTGAAGCGCCTGCGCCGCAACCGCATCGACGTGCTGCTCGCCCACGACATCGGCAGCTACGCCCACGGCGAGGCCCACGAAGCGCGGATGCGCGAGTTCCTGGGCGGCGGCCTGCGCGCCATGCAGGAACTGCGCGACGGCGGCGCGGTCCGCGCCATCGGCCTCGGCGTCAACGAGACGGCGGTGTGCGAGGAAGTGCTCGGCCACGCCGACCTCGACGTGATCCTGCTGGCGGGACGCTACACGCTGCTCGAACAGACGCCGCTCGACAGCCTCTTCCCGCTCTGTGCGCAAAGGGGCGTGCGGGTGGTGGCGGGAGCGCCGTTCAACTCCGGCATACTCGCGCGCGGGGTGCGCAGCGGCCCGCCCGCGCACTACGAATACGGCGCGCCGCCTGCCGCCGTGGTCGAGCGCGTAGGCCGGATCGAAGACATCTGCGCCGCATTCGGCGTCCCCCTCCCCGCCGCCGCGCTCCAGTTCCCCGTGCGGCATCCGGTGGTCGAGGCCGTCATTCCCGGCATCGCGACGCCGGACGAACTGGCTACCGCGACAGCCCTAATGACGCATGCGATCCCGGATGCGTTCTGGGCCGCCCTGTCGGAAGCCGGTCTGGTCGATCCGCGCGCGATCATGCTCCCCTCGTCGTTGCGAGCCTAGCGAAGCGATCCGGCGCACCTGATCCATTTGTCCCCCTCACAATGGCTATTTGCGCAAGCCATGGAATGCGCGCAGCAAGGATGCGGCAGGCTCAACGAAACTGTTCGGGCGCCTGTCGCCATGTACTTGCCGGTCGGAGCGCATAGAAAACAGCCGACGCATCAGGGGAGAGCGGAATGGAAACGACGGTGACGGACCGTTTCGAGGTCGTGGTCGAAGGCTATCAGTTCATCGAAGCGCCGCGCGTCTCCCCGGAAGGCGACATCTGGTTCTCCGACCTGACCGGCACCGGCGTCCACCGCAAGCGCGCAGGGCACGCGGCAGAAACGATGCTGCCCGGCAGGCAGTGGGTGGGCGGCATCGTCTTCGACGAGAGCGGCATGGTGCTGTGCAGCGGCCGCGACGGCATCGCCGCGCTCGACCCCGCGACTGGTAAAACCCGCGCCATCCTGCCCGAGATCGAGGGCAGCCCGGTCATCGCCGTCAACGACATGGAGGCCGACGGTTGGGGCGGCCTGTTCGCCGGAACCATAGACTTCGCCTCGATCTTCGAGACCGGCGGCGCTCCCGGACCGGGCACGCTGTTCCACATGTCGGCGGCGGGCGAAGTCACTGTCCTGCGCCGTGACGTCATCGCCTCGAACGGCTTCGCGCTAAGCCCCTGCGGCAAGTGGCTCTACCATTCGGAGACCCTGCGCGGCATCTGGCGCTATCCGCTGGACGGTGCGGGACGGCCCGGCGAAGGCGAAGTCCTCATCGAAATGGACGACAGCGACGGCATGGTCGCGGACGTCGAAGGCAACCTGTGGGTGGCCGGGTGGCGCACCGGGAAACTGGTGCAGTTCTCCGCGCAGGGAGACCTTCTTCGCTCGCTGTCCTTCCCCTACCCCCACATCGTCAGCCTGGACTTCGGCGCCGACGACCCGTCCGCGCTCTACATCGCTACCGGCGGCAATGCGGAGAACCGCGGCAAGGGCGCGATCCTGCGCATGCCGGTAGAAATCCCCGGACTTGCGGGAGCGCGCACGCGGCTGGACCTGCTGCGCAGCCTCTCAATCTAACGGGCAAGCAGTCGCCGCGCCGTGTCCACGATCACCAGCCAGGCGCCTGCCAGGAGAGCGGTGTCCTTGAGGACGAGCCGCCCCGCTCCCGAAAGATAGGGAAATCCGTGCTGCGCATCGCCGAGCGCGGGCACCCACGCCTCCGGCGTTGTCAGCAGGAACGACAGCGTGACGAAGGGCGTCGCGAAGGCCAGCAGCGCCCCGACAAGGCCCACCCTGCGCGAGAACAGGCCGGACAGCGTCAGAAGGCCGATGATGATCTCCACCGTCCCAAGGCCACGGGAAAACGTATAGGTTCCGTTGGTGACCTGCCATGCACGGTGCGCCTCGTTCAGCATGCCCTCGCGGGTCAGATGGGCGGCATACTCGGCGGGATGGGCATAGAAGAACGACATGAACGGACTGTTGGCGACAAACGGCGTGATGCTGTCCGCCTCGTAAGGGATGAACTTCAGCCAGCCGATCCAGAGGAAGACGACGGCGATGGCGATCTTCATCGCCGCGATGCCGATGGCGTGCGACCTGCTGCCTGCGACGAGGCCGAGTATCTTGAGGTAAAGCTCTTTCATCGCTGGCCTTCTCGTCAGGTTACAGGGGTCGATGGTGCCGGAACGGCAGCCGCCGCGGGTGAATGGCTGCCCGCGCCCAGCAGGCGGTAAAGCGTGCCCACCGCGATCAGCACGACGACGACGTTGGCGAGGCCGAAGAGGATCGGCGCAAGGACGCGGACGACGCCGTGGTCCCCCATCGCCACGAGCCGGATCGGACCGGTGGCGAGCGCG includes these proteins:
- the rclC gene encoding reactive chlorine resistance membrane protein RclC; protein product: MKELYLKILGLVAGSRSHAIGIAAMKIAIAVVFLWIGWLKFIPYEADSITPFVANSPFMSFFYAHPAEYAAHLTREGMLNEAHRAWQVTNGTYTFSRGLGTVEIIIGLLTLSGLFSRRVGLVGALLAFATPFVTLSFLLTTPEAWVPALGDAQHGFPYLSGAGRLVLKDTALLAGAWLVIVDTARRLLAR
- a CDS encoding SMP-30/gluconolactonase/LRE family protein; translation: METTVTDRFEVVVEGYQFIEAPRVSPEGDIWFSDLTGTGVHRKRAGHAAETMLPGRQWVGGIVFDESGMVLCSGRDGIAALDPATGKTRAILPEIEGSPVIAVNDMEADGWGGLFAGTIDFASIFETGGAPGPGTLFHMSAAGEVTVLRRDVIASNGFALSPCGKWLYHSETLRGIWRYPLDGAGRPGEGEVLIEMDDSDGMVADVEGNLWVAGWRTGKLVQFSAQGDLLRSLSFPYPHIVSLDFGADDPSALYIATGGNAENRGKGAILRMPVEIPGLAGARTRLDLLRSLSI
- a CDS encoding aldo/keto reductase → MMTQPFFPGKLGFGAAAVGNLYRAIPDADAFAVIEAAWASGLRYFDTAPHYGFGLSEKRLGDALAELDLAGEAVISTKVGRRLDPMSGADLSAVRQGFVSPEPFESVFDYTYDAVMRSYEASLKRLRRNRIDVLLAHDIGSYAHGEAHEARMREFLGGGLRAMQELRDGGAVRAIGLGVNETAVCEEVLGHADLDVILLAGRYTLLEQTPLDSLFPLCAQRGVRVVAGAPFNSGILARGVRSGPPAHYEYGAPPAAVVERVGRIEDICAAFGVPLPAAALQFPVRHPVVEAVIPGIATPDELATATALMTHAIPDAFWAALSEAGLVDPRAIMLPSSLRA